The DNA region ACAGCTTGGCCCGCATCCATTCCTCTTCGCAGAGGAAGCGCCGCTCCGCGACGACCTCGTCGGCCGGCCCCAGCCGCGAGAGCTTGGTGTTGTTGTCGATGGCCCGCAGCCAGCGGTGGTTGGGATGGTCGCTCGGCCGCAGGAAATAAACATCGTTGCTGGCGACGGTCTTCAAGCCATGCTCGCGGGCGAAGCGAAGCTGGGGCAGGTTTTCCTCCAAGGGAAGCAGCTCGACGTGGAGATCCGCGGAGCCGGTCGATTCGGCGACTTCGGCGAGCAGCGAAAGGTCGCGGCTCAGGACCGCGAGCTGGCCGCGGTCCTCGCGCAAGCTTTTCTTCAGCGAGAAGCTCGGATCGAGGTGCTTGTCCGAGATGAGCCGGCAGATCCGGGAATAGCCGAGGCCGTTCTTGGCCAGCAGCACCGCCCTTCCGTCCGGCGCCCGCAAATCGACGCCGCAGAGCGGCCGGAGGCCGAAGTCCCGGCAGCATTGGACGAACTCGACCCAGCCGTAGAGGCCATCGACGTCGGTCAGGGCGAGGGATTTCATGCCCAAGGCCTGGGCATGGGAACAGAGAGTCTCGATATTCATCGTGCCGCGGAGCAGGGAGTAATAAGAGTGACAGTGGAGATGAGTGAACTTCGTCATACTGCCGCCGCTTTAAATCCCCCCTGGTGTTAGACTTCGCAAATTCTGCGAATTTGCTGCGCGGTCCGGCAAAGCCGAACCTTGCATACCTTTTTCAAAGGGGGGAGAAGACTTTGCCTTGCAGTTGCCCCCCTTTGAAAAAGGGGGGCCAGGGGGGATTTGGCCGCGCAGCGAAATGCCGCAGCCGTGGGTCACGACTCCAACGCCGTATTTCGCCCGCAACCGATCCAGCTCCACGAGCAAGCGCTCTTCCCTCGGCTCAACGCCCATCTCGGCTTGACGAAAAGCCGGGCAAAGCTTGGCGAAGCTGAGCTTCAAGAATTTCAGCGTCACCCGGCGCTTGAGGAATTTCCGCCATTTCCCTTCCAGCGCCGCGAAGAGGACGAAGTCGCTGGCGCTGGGCGGCCGAAGCTCCACCCTTTCGGTCAAGCGCTTCAAGTCGCCTTGCAAACCTTCGATGCGGGCTTCGGCCGCCATCCGGCGGCGTTGCCGCAGCTCCCGCCCCAAAACCTCGACCGCCCGCCACAGAGCCGCGAGCAAGACGGCGTCGTCGTTGGTCTCGCTCGGCAGGTCGACTTCGCGGGCCAGGACTTCCTCGGCCAGCGGCGGCTCGACCGGCCGCGGGTCGACACCCCAGGCCTGGAGATGCAGGCGCTCGCCCTTGGCCCCGAAAACCTGGTGCAAAACCGGCAGCGGCACTTGGGCCAGGTCGCCGATGCGGTTCAAGGCCAGCTCTTGAAAGGAAGCGCGGTCGGCGAACTCCTGCAAGGCCGGCAAATAATCGAGCTCGAGCGGAGCCAGGAAGGCGGCCTCGCCGCCGGGAAAAACGTCGCAGAGCCCCTTGGGCCGCACGACGTTGGCGGCGATCTGGGAAACGAGCTTGCTGCCGCCGACCCCGAGGGTGGCCCGCAGGCCGAGGGCTCGGGCGATCTCGGCCTGGACCTTGGCGGCGACGTCGAGGGCCGGGCCGAAGAGCCTTTCGGTGCCGCCGAGATCGAGGAAAAAGCTGCCGAGCCGCTCGGCTTCGTAAAGCGGCGTGTAGCGCCCCACCACTTCTTGGATTTTGGCCTGGGCCCGCTCGTAGCGGGGCGGATCGGCCGGGACGATGCGAAGTCGGCGCTCGAAGCGCTGAGCCTCGCCGGCCTTCAACCCCCGGCGGAGCCCCAGCGCATAGGCCTCGGCCGAGACCGAAACCAACGGGGCCTGCGGAGAATCGTGGGCCGCCACCGCCAGTGGAACCGCGCGAAGGGCCGGATCGCGGAGCCGCTCGACGGCCACCGCGAAGGCAGGAGCATTGACGTATAAGATCGACATACCCGGATTGCCGTAGGGGCTCCCCTTGCGGGTGCCCAGGCCATCATCGCATTGCCCGTAGATCGGGCGGCCGCAAGGGCCGCCCCTACAGATATTTTCGAATCAAGCCCACCACCAAGCCCAGGATCTGGAAGCCTTGGCCGCTGTTGACGTAGATCGGCTTCAGCGCCGCATTGGCCGGCCGCAGCTCGACCTCGCCGTTCTTCCAGAAGAACTTTTTCACGGTGGCTTCGCCGTCGAGCATCGCGATGACGATTTGGCCGTTCTCGGCGTGTTGCTGGCGCCGCACCACCACCAAGTCGCCCTCGCGAATTCCCTCTTCAATCATCGAGTCGCCGCGGACCTCGAGGGCGAAATTTTCGCCGCCCCGAAGCAGGGCCGGCGGAACCTCGACCGTGCGCCGATTTTCGATAGCCTCGATCGGCTGGCCCGCCGCCACCCGGCCGAGCAAGGGAATCGCGATCGCCGACTGATCGATGTCGGTGACCTCGCTCAAGCGCAAGGCCCGGCTCTGATGCTTGGCCTTGGCCAGATAGCCCTTGGCTTCAAGGGCCTTGAGGTAGTTTTGCACCGTGCCGAGCGAGCGAAAGCCGAAATGCTCGGCGATTTCCCGCTGGCTCGGCGCGAAGCCACGGTCCTCTAGGAAGGTCTGCACGAAAGTGAGAAGATCCTGCTGTTTGGGAGTGAGCGTCATAAGCCCATCCTATGGCGTACATTTTGCGTAAGTCAAGACTGAGCTTCGAGTGCCATTATAACTTGTTGAAATTATTATATAATAAACAAGGGTGAAAACTTCTCCTGGGAGGAAAACCGATATTCCCTTCAAAGGGGGCTCTCATGATCGAAGCCATTTCCTCGAAGAAATCGAAACGCTCCATTCCCTTGGGCGAAGGCCTGGCCCTGCGCCGAACCCTCCCGACCGCCAAGATTTCGACTCTTCCGCCCGAGGCCTCGGCCGCCTTTCAGCCGGCCGGCTCTCTGCCCCGCCCTTCCCGACCGGCAATGGCCGGCGGCGCCGGCTTGGCTCCGCCCGCTTCGGTTCCCG from bacterium includes:
- the lexA gene encoding transcriptional repressor LexA, whose protein sequence is MTLTPKQQDLLTFVQTFLEDRGFAPSQREIAEHFGFRSLGTVQNYLKALEAKGYLAKAKHQSRALRLSEVTDIDQSAIAIPLLGRVAAGQPIEAIENRRTVEVPPALLRGGENFALEVRGDSMIEEGIREGDLVVVRRQQHAENGQIVIAMLDGEATVKKFFWKNGEVELRPANAALKPIYVNSGQGFQILGLVVGLIRKYL